The DNA segment TATTGTTCATAGCGTAACTGCATTGAAAGATAGTTTCTTTCTTCTCACCCTTTCTATGAATGCTAAATAGAAGTAAATATCAACATAGAAGTTTAAAAAATAAAATGATATTGCATTAAGAAGTCTTGAGATGCAATATCATTTTTTTATTTTGATGACGAGAAATAAACTTTGAAAACTGCATAATGTATCAGTTAATTAGCAATAAACGACATCGTAAAGTTCCTCTTTAATCCAATCTGTTTTCTCTGGTTTCCAGTTTGCCAGAAGCCAAAGGTCTAAAGGCTTTTTTTCGGTATCGTACGCAGGTTGAATATATGCCTCTTCGATGATTGAAAAACCATTTCTTTCATAGAAAGAAATTCTTCTTTTTGCGTCCTCATTTAGATCTGAAGGTTCAGCTTCTAAAACAATCCGCGAATATCTCTTAATAAGATCTGCAATAATCTGTGAACCATATTTTTTACTTCGGAAATCAGAGAAGATTTCAAAATGTTCCAGGAAAACAAAATCTGTCAGTTCCCAGCAAATGAGATAGCCGACATCTTGAAGGTGATCTAAAACTGCAAAAATTTTCACTTTTGGATTTGCGAATAAAGCACGAAACTGTGGATCACTTCTTCGTTCATCAGCAGGAAATGTCTGACAGTAATTCCTGTAGATTTCTACCGCACGAAAATCATCGCATAAACTGACCTCTAAATATTCCATAGTAAAATATCAAATTTTATACTTGCAAAAAAGTAATGGAGTTGTTATAAATCGAAAACGCTCGGTCGTCTTGTGATGAACATATCTTTGATCCAAAGCGTAAAAGCCAGTCCTAAATAGATCAGAAAGAATACGCCTGCAGTTGCAAAGGTGGAGTAGATGAAAAAAACCCGCAATTTAGAAACTGGAATTCCCAAGGT comes from the Chryseobacterium sp. SNU WT5 genome and includes:
- a CDS encoding GNAT family N-acetyltransferase, with amino-acid sequence MEYLEVSLCDDFRAVEIYRNYCQTFPADERRSDPQFRALFANPKVKIFAVLDHLQDVGYLICWELTDFVFLEHFEIFSDFRSKKYGSQIIADLIKRYSRIVLEAEPSDLNEDAKRRISFYERNGFSIIEEAYIQPAYDTEKKPLDLWLLANWKPEKTDWIKEELYDVVYC
- a CDS encoding PspC family transcriptional regulator yields the protein MLNNLRHSIERQWFGVLTRMGATLGIPVSKLRVFFIYSTFATAGVFFLIYLGLAFTLWIKDMFITRRPSVFDL